A DNA window from Candidatus Latescibacterota bacterium contains the following coding sequences:
- a CDS encoding chromate transporter, whose product MLWKLFVAFLKVGVFGYGSGPAMLVLIQREMADLGLMDAAQFNDAVAVSTALPGPLATKMALYCGHAGAGVPGAAVALVAMLLPSTLGILIVARFLMQYRDQPKVAAALRALRPVVVAIFLFLAYNAGRQLRPQWDAIALGLVALVLLVLRVEPAWVVLGAVIVGLIFY is encoded by the coding sequence GTGCTCTGGAAGCTCTTCGTGGCCTTCCTCAAGGTGGGCGTCTTCGGCTACGGCAGCGGGCCGGCCATGCTGGTGCTGATCCAGCGGGAGATGGCCGACCTCGGCCTCATGGACGCCGCGCAGTTCAACGACGCCGTGGCGGTGAGCACCGCCCTGCCCGGGCCCCTGGCCACCAAGATGGCCCTCTACTGCGGCCACGCGGGCGCGGGCGTGCCCGGCGCGGCCGTCGCGCTGGTCGCCATGCTGTTGCCGAGCACCCTGGGCATCCTCATCGTGGCGCGCTTTCTCATGCAGTACCGGGACCAGCCCAAGGTGGCGGCCGCCCTGCGCGCTCTGCGGCCGGTGGTGGTGGCCATCTTCCTCTTCCTGGCCTACAATGCAGGCAGGCAGCTGCGACCGCAGTGGGACGCCATCGCGCTGGGGCTCGTCGCCCTCGTGCTGCTCGTGCTGCGGGTGGAGCCCGCCTGGGTGGTGCTGGGGGCCGTGATCGTCGGCCTGATCTTCTACTGA
- a CDS encoding BtpA/SgcQ family protein, giving the protein MKRLGVHKPVIGMLHLPPSPGVEGFPGIMAAVETLRADETALLAGGVDALLLENMHDFPCLPEAEQGPELAATLTRLAVAARGLADELTGGTRRPLPMGLQVLFAANRTAIAVALAAGLQFVRAEGWTYAHVSDKGLVDAQAGRVKRYQHQIGGDGIQIFADIKKKHASHALTDDLTIGDVAATLELHRADGAIVTGTVTGAPPDPDDLRAVRERTNLPILIGSGLSAENLGDYVDLADGFIVGSHFKRQGRWDAPVEPGRVRDFMARMRELRGA; this is encoded by the coding sequence ATGAAGCGGCTGGGCGTCCACAAGCCCGTGATCGGGATGCTCCACCTGCCGCCCAGCCCCGGCGTCGAGGGCTTCCCCGGCATCATGGCGGCCGTGGAGACGCTCCGCGCCGACGAGACGGCGCTGCTGGCCGGGGGCGTCGACGCGCTGCTCCTCGAGAACATGCACGACTTCCCCTGCCTGCCCGAGGCGGAGCAGGGTCCCGAGCTCGCCGCCACGCTGACGCGCCTGGCCGTGGCCGCGCGTGGCCTCGCCGACGAACTCACGGGCGGCACGCGCCGTCCGCTGCCCATGGGACTGCAGGTGCTCTTCGCGGCCAACCGCACGGCCATCGCCGTGGCCCTGGCCGCGGGGCTGCAGTTCGTCCGGGCGGAGGGCTGGACCTACGCGCACGTCAGCGACAAGGGGCTGGTGGACGCCCAGGCCGGCCGCGTGAAGCGCTACCAGCACCAGATCGGCGGCGACGGCATCCAGATCTTCGCCGACATCAAGAAGAAGCACGCGAGCCATGCGCTCACCGACGACCTGACCATCGGCGACGTGGCCGCCACCTTGGAGCTGCACCGGGCCGACGGGGCCATCGTGACCGGCACGGTGACCGGCGCGCCGCCCGACCCGGACGACCTGCGCGCGGTGCGCGAGCGCACGAACCTGCCGATCCTCATCGGCAGCGGGCTCAGCGCGGAGAATCTCGGGGATTACGTGGACCTGGCCGACGGGTTCATCGTGGGCAGCCACTTCAAGCGCCAGGGCCGCTGGGACGCGCCGGTGGAGCCGGGCCGCGTTCGCGACTTCATGGCGCGCATGCGGGAGCTGCGGGGCGCCTAG
- the phoU gene encoding phosphate signaling complex protein PhoU — MAKHLHRDLAELSKDILTLGARVEESLDWAVRALLERREDLAAKVRAADVVIDRQEVEVEENCLKILALHQPVAADLRFVITALKVNNDLERMGDHAVSIAGRAAKLSQKQPLESAEDINRLAMKVRAMVKLSLGALIERDVATAREICAMDDEVDALHREMYSVLKEQMRESPQVVGRAVNALSVSRNLERIADLCTNIAEDVIFMVSGEVVRHGVLGEEHGTLTVPGEDED; from the coding sequence ATGGCCAAGCATCTGCATCGCGATCTCGCCGAGCTGAGCAAGGACATCCTCACCCTGGGCGCCCGGGTGGAGGAAAGCCTGGACTGGGCCGTGCGCGCCCTGCTGGAGCGGCGCGAGGACCTGGCCGCCAAGGTGCGCGCGGCGGACGTGGTGATCGATCGCCAGGAGGTGGAGGTCGAGGAGAACTGCCTCAAGATTCTCGCCCTGCATCAGCCCGTGGCGGCGGACCTGCGCTTCGTCATCACGGCGCTCAAGGTGAACAACGACCTGGAGCGGATGGGCGACCACGCGGTGAGCATCGCCGGACGCGCGGCCAAGCTGTCGCAGAAGCAGCCGCTGGAGTCGGCCGAGGACATCAACCGCCTCGCCATGAAGGTGCGCGCCATGGTCAAGCTGTCGCTGGGCGCGCTCATCGAGCGGGACGTCGCCACCGCCCGCGAGATCTGCGCCATGGACGACGAGGTGGACGCCCTCCATCGCGAGATGTACAGCGTCCTCAAGGAGCAGATGCGCGAGAGCCCCCAGGTGGTCGGCCGGGCCGTCAACGCGCTGTCCGTGTCGCGGAACCTCGAGCGCATCGCCGACCTCTGCACGAACATCGCCGAGGACGTCATCTTCATGGTCTCGGGCGAGGTGGTCCGCCACGGCGTGCTGGGCGAGGAGCACGGGACGCTCACGGTGCCCGGCGAAGACGAGGACTAG
- the pstB gene encoding phosphate ABC transporter ATP-binding protein, whose protein sequence is MASAATPRLTVDTKNSKAEPTRAPAARKDERAPAAKPEPVILETRNLSIFYGHNEAVKRVSLPIAERQITAIIGPSGCGKSTLLRSLNRMNEFLAEVRMEGEVLYRERNLYAPDVDPVEVRARIGMVFQKPNPFPKSIFQNVAWGPALNGLVPKRELPALVETSLRQANLWDEVKDRLDASGLSLSGGQQQRLCIARALAMKPEIILMDEPASALDPISTARIEDLLFELKESYSIVIVTHNMQQAARVSDYTAFMDLGVMVEFGETDQVFTRPRESRTEDYVSGRFG, encoded by the coding sequence ATGGCTTCCGCCGCCACGCCGAGGTTGACCGTGGACACCAAGAACAGCAAGGCGGAGCCCACGCGGGCGCCCGCCGCCCGCAAGGACGAGCGCGCACCGGCGGCGAAGCCCGAGCCCGTCATCCTCGAGACGCGAAACCTGAGCATATTCTATGGGCATAACGAGGCGGTGAAGCGCGTCAGCCTGCCCATCGCCGAGCGGCAGATCACGGCCATCATCGGGCCCTCGGGCTGCGGCAAGAGCACGCTGCTGCGCTCGCTCAACCGCATGAACGAGTTCCTCGCCGAGGTGCGCATGGAAGGCGAGGTGCTCTACCGGGAGCGCAACCTCTACGCGCCCGACGTGGACCCCGTGGAAGTTCGCGCGCGCATCGGCATGGTCTTCCAGAAGCCGAACCCGTTTCCGAAGTCGATCTTCCAGAACGTGGCCTGGGGACCGGCGCTGAACGGCCTCGTGCCCAAGCGCGAGCTGCCGGCGCTGGTGGAGACCAGCCTACGCCAGGCGAACCTCTGGGACGAGGTCAAGGACCGCCTCGACGCCTCCGGCCTCTCCCTCTCCGGCGGCCAGCAGCAGCGCCTCTGCATCGCGCGGGCGCTGGCCATGAAGCCGGAGATCATCCTGATGGACGAGCCCGCCTCGGCCCTGGATCCCATCTCCACCGCGCGCATCGAGGACCTGCTCTTCGAGTTGAAGGAGAGCTACTCGATCGTTATCGTGACGCACAACATGCAGCAGGCCGCGCGCGTGTCGGACTACACGGCGTTCATGGACCTGGGCGTGATGGTGGAGTTCGGCGAGACGGACCAGGTCTTCACCCGGCCGCGGGAGTCGCGGACCGAGGACTACGTCTCCGGACGATTCGGCTAG
- the pstA gene encoding phosphate ABC transporter permease PstA, translating to MSPGGGNWQGVANLGRRHRRAHAARYGFAALTWLGVVLLAVLLFQVSRQGFQWLDLDFLRNFPSRFPERAGILSALAGTLWLIGFTALFSIPVGVAAAVYLEEFSRPGRLRSVIEVNISNLAGVPSIVYGLLGLTLFVRGLGLGRSVLAGALTMSLLILPVIIIASREALRAVPQSLRQGAMALGATRWQAVRHHVLPSALPGVLTGVILALSRAIGETAPLIMIGALTYIAFTPDGPMDDFTALPIQIFNWTARPQAEFHGLAAAGIIVLLAVLLLMNGAAIALRYRTQRKR from the coding sequence GTGAGCCCGGGCGGCGGGAACTGGCAGGGCGTCGCCAACCTCGGACGCCGCCACCGGCGCGCCCACGCCGCGCGCTACGGCTTCGCGGCGCTGACCTGGCTGGGCGTCGTGCTGCTGGCGGTTCTGCTCTTCCAGGTCAGCCGCCAGGGCTTCCAGTGGCTGGACCTGGACTTCCTGCGCAACTTCCCCTCGCGCTTCCCCGAGCGCGCGGGCATCCTGTCCGCCCTGGCGGGGACGCTCTGGCTCATCGGCTTCACGGCGCTCTTCTCGATCCCCGTGGGCGTGGCCGCGGCCGTCTACCTGGAGGAGTTCAGCCGTCCGGGACGCCTGCGCAGCGTGATCGAGGTGAACATCTCGAACCTTGCCGGCGTGCCCTCGATCGTCTACGGACTGCTCGGCCTCACCCTCTTCGTGCGCGGCCTCGGCCTGGGCCGCAGCGTGCTGGCCGGCGCGCTGACCATGAGCCTGCTGATCCTGCCGGTCATCATCATCGCCTCGCGCGAGGCGCTGCGCGCCGTGCCCCAGTCCCTGCGCCAGGGCGCCATGGCGCTGGGCGCCACGCGCTGGCAGGCGGTGCGGCACCATGTGCTGCCCTCGGCGTTGCCGGGTGTGCTCACGGGGGTGATCCTGGCGCTCTCGCGCGCCATCGGCGAGACGGCCCCGCTGATCATGATCGGCGCGCTCACCTACATCGCCTTCACGCCCGACGGCCCCATGGACGACTTCACCGCCCTCCCGATCCAGATCTTCAACTGGACCGCGCGTCCGCAGGCCGAGTTCCACGGCCTCGCGGCGGCGGGGATCATCGTGCTGCTGGCGGTGCTGCTGCTGATGAACGGCGCGGCCATCGCCCTGCGCTATCGCACCCAGAGGAAACGCTGA
- the pstC gene encoding phosphate ABC transporter permease subunit PstC, with amino-acid sequence MASSGAATAASTRDTDFRHPRRWGEGGIRTLLLLCALLSIFTTLGIILTLSFETFEFFREISPFEFLFGTRWAPLLVPRSYGVLPLLGGTLMIVVGSALIAIPVGLGSAIYLSEYASENTRKRIKPVLEILAGVPTVVYGYFALTSVTPLLRAILPSTNIFNAASASVVVGIMILPMVASLCDDALSAVPRSLREAGHALGATRLEVSTQVVLPGALSGVLAAFVLAASRAFGETMAVTLAAGATPNLTLNPLESIQTMTAYIVQVSLGDTPAGGIEYKTIFAVGALLFVITLGMNVMAHKIMRRYREVYE; translated from the coding sequence ATGGCTTCGAGCGGCGCCGCCACTGCTGCCAGCACCCGGGACACCGACTTCCGGCATCCGCGCCGCTGGGGGGAGGGGGGCATCAGGACGCTACTGCTCCTGTGTGCCCTCCTCTCCATTTTCACCACGCTGGGCATCATCCTGACGCTCAGCTTCGAGACCTTTGAATTCTTCCGCGAGATCTCGCCCTTCGAGTTCCTCTTCGGGACCCGCTGGGCGCCGCTGCTCGTCCCCCGCAGCTACGGCGTGCTGCCGCTGCTGGGCGGCACGCTGATGATCGTGGTGGGATCGGCGCTCATCGCCATCCCCGTGGGCCTGGGCAGCGCCATCTACCTGAGCGAGTACGCCTCGGAGAACACGCGCAAGCGCATCAAGCCGGTCCTCGAGATCCTGGCCGGCGTGCCGACGGTGGTCTATGGCTACTTCGCGCTGACCTCGGTGACCCCGTTGCTGCGCGCGATCCTGCCGAGCACCAACATCTTCAACGCCGCGAGCGCCTCCGTCGTGGTGGGCATCATGATCCTGCCCATGGTGGCCTCCCTCTGCGACGACGCCCTCTCCGCCGTGCCGCGCTCCCTGCGCGAGGCGGGCCACGCGCTGGGCGCCACGCGCCTGGAGGTGTCCACGCAGGTGGTGCTGCCCGGCGCGCTGTCGGGGGTGCTGGCCGCCTTCGTGCTGGCCGCGTCGCGCGCCTTCGGCGAGACGATGGCGGTCACGCTGGCCGCCGGCGCCACGCCGAACCTCACGCTCAATCCCCTGGAGAGCATCCAGACCATGACGGCCTACATCGTCCAGGTCAGCCTGGGCGACACGCCGGCCGGGGGGATCGAGTACAAGACGATCTTCGCCGTGGGCGCGCTGCTCTTCGTGATCACCCTGGGCATGAACGTGATGGCCCACAAGATCATGCGCCGCTACCGCGAGGTCTACGAGTGA
- a CDS encoding PstS family phosphate ABC transporter substrate-binding protein — MMIAALIVPVLALGLLLSGASKQQDASEASGLSGVVRVDGSSTVFPITEAVGEEFQMKHRDVRVTVGISGTGGGFKKFTVGETDINDASRPIKEKEATLAASNSIDYIELPVAFDGLSVMVNPANTWVDHLSIEELHKIWQPGSTVKTWKDVRPEWPDRPLVLYGPDVDSGTFDYFTEVVNGASQVSRSDYTASADDNVLVTGIAGDANALGYFGFAYYEENQDKLKLVPIDGGAGPVAPSRETINNGTYAPLSRPLFIYVSTKAVQRPEVQAFVQFYMDNAAQLSAEVGYVALPHEAYALGIKRFAARQAGSVFNSDAAKSGKYSIAQLLGM, encoded by the coding sequence ATGATGATCGCCGCGCTGATCGTGCCCGTGCTCGCCCTTGGGCTGCTGCTCAGCGGCGCCTCCAAGCAGCAGGACGCCAGCGAGGCGAGCGGCCTCTCCGGCGTCGTCCGCGTCGACGGATCGAGCACGGTCTTTCCGATCACCGAGGCCGTGGGCGAGGAGTTCCAGATGAAGCACCGTGACGTGCGCGTCACCGTGGGCATCTCCGGCACCGGCGGCGGCTTCAAGAAGTTCACCGTCGGCGAGACGGACATCAACGACGCGTCGCGTCCCATCAAGGAGAAGGAGGCCACGCTGGCCGCCTCCAACAGCATCGACTACATCGAGCTGCCGGTGGCCTTCGACGGCCTGTCCGTCATGGTCAACCCCGCCAACACCTGGGTCGACCACCTGAGCATCGAGGAGCTGCACAAGATCTGGCAGCCCGGCAGCACCGTGAAGACCTGGAAGGACGTGCGCCCCGAGTGGCCCGACCGTCCGCTGGTCCTCTACGGCCCGGACGTCGACTCCGGCACCTTCGACTACTTCACCGAGGTGGTGAACGGCGCGTCCCAGGTGAGCCGTTCGGACTACACCGCCAGCGCGGACGACAACGTCCTCGTCACCGGCATCGCCGGCGACGCCAACGCGCTCGGCTACTTCGGCTTCGCCTACTACGAGGAGAACCAGGACAAGCTGAAGCTGGTCCCCATCGACGGTGGCGCCGGCCCCGTGGCGCCGAGCCGCGAGACCATCAACAACGGCACCTATGCGCCGCTGAGCCGTCCGCTGTTCATCTACGTGAGCACCAAGGCCGTGCAGCGCCCCGAGGTGCAGGCCTTCGTCCAGTTCTACATGGACAACGCCGCGCAGCTCTCCGCCGAGGTGGGCTACGTCGCGCTGCCGCACGAGGCTTACGCGCTGGGCATCAAGCGCTTCGCGGCGCGCCAGGCGGGCAGCGTCTTCAACAGCGATGCGGCCAAGAGCGGCAAGTACAGCATCGCCCAGCTGCTGGGCATGTAG
- a CDS encoding PAS domain-containing protein, translated as MRRRSFLWKLYLAFSVVIFLATASILLFTAQRIERNGRQAIEASLRTRALLMEDVARAGLAGGNADSLEARVRDLGQATGTRFTVIAADGRVLADSHEDPALMEPHDTRPEVLDARSRRTGQSVRFSKTLNQHMMYHALALRGPAGELVGYVRAALPLVEVDRQLDQLRNGVLLGALIGLLAALLIGWLIVRRLTRPLDEIGSSLQAFSAGDFSSRTHLARTDEFGELAAVMNAMAQELEERIARISEERNRLEAILAGMVEGVIAVDRQERILHINRVAARLLDMERAGSIGRPVWELARIPAVSEALSRCLKEQQQVEVEINRAAADGAERVIELYASPLPGNGSPGGAVLVLHEVTELRRLEHIRRDFVANVSHELKTPLTVIRGIVETMQDDPAMATDTRDRFLAKMKSQADYLAAQVSDLLALSRLESKRTHLDYERLDMNELARTTAAVRTPSAESREVKLELELGDAPVHVDGDRRALEQALGNLLDNAIQYTPAGGSVRLSVASQAGRALCAVTDTGIGIEPRHQERIFERFYRVDKARSREQGGTGLGLAIVKHVALAHDGAISLRSQPGRGSTFTLSLPLAD; from the coding sequence ATGCGCCGCCGCTCCTTTCTCTGGAAGCTCTACCTCGCCTTCAGCGTGGTGATCTTCCTGGCCACGGCCAGCATCCTCCTCTTCACGGCCCAGCGCATCGAGCGCAACGGCCGTCAGGCCATCGAGGCGTCCCTGCGCACGCGCGCGCTGCTCATGGAGGACGTGGCCCGCGCCGGCCTGGCCGGCGGCAACGCCGACAGCCTGGAGGCCCGCGTCCGCGACCTGGGCCAGGCCACCGGCACGCGCTTCACGGTGATCGCCGCGGACGGACGCGTCCTCGCGGACAGCCACGAGGATCCGGCCTTGATGGAGCCCCACGACACGCGGCCGGAGGTCCTCGACGCCCGCAGCCGCCGCACGGGCCAGTCCGTGCGCTTCAGCAAGACGCTGAACCAGCACATGATGTACCACGCGCTGGCCCTGCGCGGGCCGGCCGGGGAGCTGGTGGGCTACGTGCGCGCGGCCCTGCCCCTCGTGGAGGTCGACCGGCAGCTCGACCAGCTCCGCAACGGCGTCCTGCTGGGCGCGCTGATCGGCCTGCTGGCGGCGCTGCTCATCGGCTGGCTGATCGTGCGGCGCCTCACCCGCCCGCTGGACGAGATCGGCAGCTCCCTGCAGGCCTTCAGCGCGGGCGACTTCTCCAGCCGCACGCATCTGGCCCGGACCGACGAGTTCGGCGAGCTGGCCGCGGTGATGAACGCCATGGCCCAGGAGCTCGAGGAGCGCATCGCGCGCATCAGCGAGGAGCGCAATCGTCTCGAGGCCATCCTGGCGGGCATGGTGGAGGGCGTGATCGCGGTGGATCGCCAGGAGCGGATCCTGCACATCAACCGGGTGGCCGCGCGCCTGCTGGACATGGAGCGCGCCGGCAGCATCGGCCGGCCGGTCTGGGAGCTGGCCCGCATCCCGGCGGTCAGCGAGGCGCTCTCGCGCTGCCTCAAGGAGCAGCAGCAGGTGGAGGTGGAGATCAACCGCGCGGCGGCCGACGGCGCCGAGCGCGTGATCGAGCTCTACGCCTCGCCTCTGCCGGGCAACGGCAGCCCCGGCGGCGCCGTGCTCGTGCTGCACGAGGTCACCGAGCTGCGGCGGCTGGAGCACATCCGCCGGGACTTCGTGGCCAACGTGTCCCACGAGCTCAAGACGCCGCTCACCGTGATCCGCGGCATCGTGGAGACGATGCAGGACGACCCGGCCATGGCCACCGACACGCGGGACCGATTCCTGGCCAAGATGAAGAGCCAGGCCGACTACCTCGCCGCCCAGGTGTCCGACCTGCTGGCCCTGTCCCGTCTCGAGAGCAAGCGCACGCACCTGGACTACGAGCGCCTGGACATGAACGAGCTGGCCCGGACCACCGCCGCGGTGCGCACGCCGTCCGCCGAGAGCCGCGAGGTCAAGCTCGAGCTGGAGCTGGGCGACGCGCCTGTCCACGTGGACGGCGACCGACGCGCCCTGGAACAGGCGCTGGGCAACCTTCTGGACAACGCGATCCAGTACACGCCGGCCGGCGGCAGCGTGCGGCTCAGCGTCGCGTCCCAGGCCGGGCGGGCGCTCTGCGCCGTGACCGACACCGGGATCGGCATCGAGCCCCGGCACCAGGAGCGCATCTTCGAGCGCTTCTACCGTGTGGACAAGGCGCGCTCACGGGAGCAAGGCGGCACGGGTCTGGGCCTGGCCATCGTGAAGCACGTGGCCCTGGCCCACGACGGCGCCATCAGCCTGCGCAGCCAGCCCGGTCGCGGCAGCACCTTTACACTGTCCTTACCGCTGGCGGACTGA
- a CDS encoding response regulator — MAGQKVLVIEDEGDILEIIAYNLGREGYQVLSSRDGEEGLEIAQREEPDLILLDLMLPGTDGLEICRIIKDGPRGADTPIIMVTAKGEESDVVLGLGMGADDYVVKPFSPRELVARVKAVLRRGPLRVKPESGERVERDGVVIDAQKFMVKVDGDSVPFTATEFRLLHYLARHPGRVFSRNQLLARVIGDDAVVIDRNIDVHVRSLRKKLGPYRDLIETQRGVGYRFKDVE, encoded by the coding sequence ATGGCTGGCCAGAAGGTCCTCGTGATCGAGGACGAAGGGGACATCCTCGAGATCATCGCCTACAACCTGGGCCGCGAAGGCTACCAGGTGCTCAGCAGCCGGGACGGGGAAGAGGGGCTCGAGATCGCCCAGCGCGAGGAGCCGGATCTGATCCTGCTGGACCTCATGCTGCCCGGCACCGACGGCCTCGAGATCTGCCGCATCATCAAGGACGGCCCGCGGGGGGCGGACACCCCCATCATCATGGTCACCGCGAAGGGCGAGGAGAGCGACGTGGTCCTGGGCCTGGGCATGGGCGCGGACGACTACGTCGTCAAGCCGTTCAGCCCGCGCGAGCTGGTGGCCCGGGTCAAGGCCGTGCTGCGGCGCGGTCCGCTGCGGGTCAAGCCGGAGAGCGGCGAGCGCGTGGAGCGGGACGGCGTGGTCATCGACGCGCAGAAGTTCATGGTCAAGGTGGATGGCGACAGCGTGCCCTTCACCGCCACCGAGTTCCGCCTGCTCCACTATTTGGCGCGGCATCCGGGGCGCGTCTTCAGCCGCAACCAGCTCCTGGCCCGCGTGATCGGCGACGACGCCGTGGTCATCGATCGCAACATCGACGTCCACGTGCGCTCCCTGCGCAAGAAGCTCGGCCCCTACCGCGACCTCATCGAGACGCAGCGCGGCGTGGGCTATCGCTTCAAGGACGTCGAGTAG
- a CDS encoding matrixin family metalloprotease translates to MPTLRTLRLLATGALLLSIALPAAAATAPEDCSSPLGRALIENYVDQIMFMTLAELYGETAVATCVGDDTIALCLAPDTPKEQVDAILRRLPTWTGEDGDRYLLGGRWTNTASGYFPLNGEPIILTYSFVPDGLIITGGAGEPTSASILHARMNALFATEAEWKQIFADCFADWGGHVGVTYVPEGDDGANWLSSPGILGVRGDVRIGGHHIDGVNNVLAYNYFPNSGGDMVLDTDENWGNSNADYRFFRNVVMHEHGHCLGLQHVTPLSCQKLMEANLCTNFLGPQDDDIRGASRLYGDPYEPNDSYDLATDLGFFTGTQIFNDFCLPDTNDEDWLSITAPAPIRLDAILQPVGSYYYLGTTPIWTNQIMDLGLELRDGATGENILLDVNDTGLGGLEVITDYLLPAGTFYLRVKRISGTDVQRYRISVTLDYDDLTAVEGPTPAGNLGLSVYPNPFNPKTSIRFLAPSAGPVSLEVLDLQGRLVRSFLRSVDAAGPVTLSWDGRNADGRAMPSGVYFLRASAGGLSQYARGVLLK, encoded by the coding sequence ATGCCAACGTTGCGAACCCTGCGACTCCTGGCTACCGGCGCGCTGCTGCTCAGCATCGCGTTGCCCGCCGCGGCCGCCACGGCGCCCGAGGACTGCAGCAGCCCCCTCGGCCGCGCGCTGATCGAGAACTACGTCGACCAGATCATGTTCATGACCCTCGCCGAGCTCTACGGCGAAACCGCGGTGGCGACCTGCGTCGGCGACGACACGATCGCGCTCTGCCTGGCGCCCGACACGCCGAAGGAGCAGGTCGACGCGATCCTTCGCCGCCTGCCCACGTGGACCGGCGAGGACGGCGACCGCTATCTCCTCGGCGGCCGCTGGACCAACACGGCGAGCGGCTACTTCCCGCTGAACGGCGAGCCCATCATCCTGACCTACAGCTTCGTGCCCGACGGGCTCATCATCACCGGCGGCGCGGGCGAGCCGACGTCGGCGTCGATCCTGCACGCGCGCATGAACGCGCTCTTCGCCACCGAGGCCGAGTGGAAGCAGATCTTCGCCGACTGCTTCGCCGACTGGGGCGGCCACGTGGGCGTGACCTACGTCCCCGAGGGCGACGACGGCGCCAACTGGCTCTCGAGCCCCGGCATCCTCGGCGTGCGCGGCGACGTGCGCATCGGCGGCCACCACATCGACGGCGTCAACAACGTCCTCGCCTACAACTACTTTCCCAACTCCGGCGGCGACATGGTGCTGGACACCGACGAGAACTGGGGCAACAGCAACGCCGACTACCGCTTCTTCCGCAACGTGGTGATGCACGAGCACGGCCACTGCCTGGGCCTGCAGCACGTGACGCCGCTGAGCTGCCAGAAGCTGATGGAGGCCAATCTCTGCACCAACTTCCTCGGCCCGCAGGACGACGACATCCGCGGCGCCAGCCGCCTCTACGGCGACCCCTACGAGCCCAACGACAGCTACGATCTCGCCACCGACCTGGGCTTCTTCACCGGCACGCAGATCTTCAACGATTTCTGCCTGCCCGACACCAACGACGAGGACTGGCTCTCCATCACCGCCCCGGCGCCCATCCGCCTCGACGCGATTCTGCAGCCGGTCGGCTCCTACTACTACCTGGGCACCACCCCCATCTGGACGAACCAGATCATGGACCTGGGGCTCGAGCTGCGCGACGGCGCCACCGGCGAGAACATCCTGCTGGACGTGAACGACACCGGCCTCGGCGGCCTGGAGGTCATCACCGACTACCTGCTCCCGGCCGGCACCTTCTACCTGCGGGTGAAGCGGATCAGCGGCACGGACGTCCAGCGCTACCGCATCTCCGTGACCCTGGACTACGACGACCTGACCGCCGTCGAGGGCCCCACCCCCGCCGGCAACCTGGGGCTGTCCGTCTACCCGAACCCGTTCAACCCCAAGACCTCGATCCGCTTCCTGGCCCCCTCGGCGGGACCCGTGAGCCTCGAGGTCCTGGATCTGCAGGGCCGGCTCGTGCGGAGCTTCTTGCGTAGCGTGGACGCGGCGGGACCCGTGACCCTCAGCTGGGACGGCCGGAACGCCGACGGCCGCGCCATGCCCAGCGGGGTCTACTTCCTGCGGGCCAGCGCCGGCGGCCTGAGCCAGTACGCGCGGGGGGTGCTCCTGAAGTGA